Within the Macadamia integrifolia cultivar HAES 741 unplaced genomic scaffold, SCU_Mint_v3 scaffold1248, whole genome shotgun sequence genome, the region ataaaaatttctttttttaagtatggaaatttcattctccttcttcttaattatcccttacaaccaaacatagccttagggaGAAGGTTCCGACTCAAACGGATTTCTAACTACATtgcaatttttttgggtaacacaTTGCAATGTTTGATATGCCTTATATTGATAGACATATTATCCATCTCATCATCTACTAGTCATGGTCTATTTTTAAGCCATATGATTTATCTGCACATCATTTTCATCCTTCCATACCATATGATTTCCCAAGTCATTTTCATGCTTAAAAGTTAGTTGTCATATATCTGCCCGGTTTAGGGGGCCGGGGTGGAGGAAGCCTTTTGTGGTGGGCTACCTTGTCTTCCTAGGAAAGCAACCATACACAGCATTACAAAACATTGGAAAGGACATTAAGCAACCATACAATAGTTACACATGCATTTCAAGAATAATTTTGCTGCAAGTTAGAAACAAATGTACAAAGTTGGCATTAGGGACACTTCATCTAATTTTTATCAATAATATAAGGTGTATCTGATGCACGAAACTCTTGCATATGCAAGGTCTGAGGTGGACAAGAACTACACAGCCCTTGCTGGAAAAAGTATTAATTAATAGATGTGCTAAACAAAGTTGCGGTGTGAATTTCTGTACATACTTGCAACTTGCTTTTTAGATCCTTTAATGGCAGATACACATGTGAGTGTCACTTTCTTTTCTAATATATCCACCACCATGGAGTCAGTGGCCActgcaaaaaaaagaaaaagaaaaagctatattgttaaaaatcaatgaaacatGATTAGTGGCAAAATACAACACCTATTTTGCCACTATAAAAATGTAAAGTTAAAGAATCAAATTAATCATGATTAGTGCTTACTTAATTACAAATGGAACTATGATAATTACTTTTGtatgaggaagagagagattgtttACCCAATTAGAGAaggaactgtgacaaatactttagagagagagagggaaagagcaCTTGTATGGTGTTCCTAGAACCCCTTGAACCCCAAAAATCTTGAATGCGTATCAAGTTctcgtacgagaatcattctcatacaattctgattcatacaaatggaATCTACAACCTAATCGATACTCAACAATCTCCCCTCCATGCCGGAGCACACGAACTAGATCCGTGTGATCCTCCTTAAGGGATTTTTTCTATCGTTGAAGACACCAGAGTTATCACACACCAATTCTAATACTATATTTTTGGGACTTGGTTAGAATTCATCCATAAAAGTTAACTTTAAGGAGAGGCTGTCCAAGTCTTTATAAGCCGTCACATCCGATGTAAGATAATTGTTTTCGCATGGACCCCAAACATAAACTATAATGCTCATGACTAGTGTATATCTCTGTTGGAACAGCAGATATGAGCTTTTGAAAGAGAAAAGGCAGCAGAAAAGGAACTCAAATGGCAAAACTGGAATGTTAGGCAGATCAGAGAGATTTCCTTTGCAGACTTCCTTCACCTTACACCATTAACACACTTGAAACAACAGAATAGCAAGTAATCTAGATTACACCATAATACAGCTTTCTCACTAAGTTGtgaaaacccaaattgatgATCACAGCAAGCATCAAATAATCAATCTTTATGAACAATTGAAGCTGTTCTGAAGCTTGAAttctaaagaaaaaaggggTCTTTAATTTCAGAACTTACTGTCCATCCTGGAGATCGCATGAGCTACCCTCTTTTGGCAATTAGCACATCCTAAATCTGCTGAGAGAACAACTTCTTGTATCTGCTTTAAACACCATTTCCACAACCCTTCAAAATCTTATATAGATATACAtagaaaaatatgtaaaaagtctaaaagagaagagaacaatACTAACAAGAGGCACGCTTAAGGATTCGACGAATGCTAAGCTACTTCGACCCAGCAGTAGCTTCTTCGACTTGAAGATTCCCATTTTCACAAGCTCCTTCTTAGCCCAACCAAAGAATGACATAGTTTTGCTGTTCTGTGTTCATTCACTTGGCAAGTTTGTGTCCATGAGTATACAAAGCCAAAAGCCTGCCTCTGTTTTTGGGTTCATTCACTAGCTTACCTACTCAGAGAGGAAGTGTAGAAAATGATTTTGGAACAAATTCAGCTTTGTTGATTGAGAACTCCCATCTTTTGGGCAGTTTTGGACCTCTCAGTGTGGTTGAGAACAGTGTAAATGGATGGGGATAGAACAATTAATGTATTATTGAAATTAGCATTCTCTCTCAATAAGGGAAAAGGTCATTATATTGTAAAGGTGACAAAGATAAGACTTTTGCCTATGGCATGGACAACCCCACAGTCCACATTTTGTTGATGGCTTTGCTTGGTTTTCAAATTTAGAAATTATTGCAGGATAGTTTCTTAGAAGACCAAAAATTCTACTTTCTCCAAACTGTGGCTTTCAACCCTCCCAAGTCTCCCTTGGAGGCTTGAAGCCACAAGTGGACAATGTTCTGTACTGCTTTCAGGGACCAGCTAGCTGTAACCAGAACCTGATCATCTGCTCCAAAACAAATGCTATGTTGTGGAAAATGGACCATGCCCTGGACCGTTGGTCGAACCATCTGGTCCAAAGTGTCAATTTTAGGGCCAGTGGCATGAAAAATAGTGAATGTCATAATTACCCACTTTAGAGATGACATCCCCAGTGCAAAAATAAACTCTTATTATATGATTCTGGGAGGTACACAATGTGTATCCTCTACCTGTACCTTTTCTTCACTGTGCCATTGAGATTAGGTATATCAAGTAGAAATTCAATTTAACTTAATAGACAACCCCAAGGGATAGTCAAGTTGGTAAGGGATATTCGACTCAAGAAACATGTGGTTTTAAGTTTAattcctcttacctccttgaggtcactcacatgggggtgtttaatgctcttcactgctcTTGGTGGAaattaaatggttctcattcaactccggTATAATTCAAtacatgtggttgtggggtcagtatggacccacaggactagtcaggccaaaggtcTAGATACCCATCGTTGGCTGAAAAAAACTTAACAGACTCTATTACTTCTTAACTAAATTAAGTCTATCTATGCAGCCATAATTCAGTGTTGATTCATGTTAAATCCAGGCTTAGTTAGCCTAACCCATATTTCAGTGTTGATTCTATCTATGCAGCCATAATTCAGTGTTGATTCATGTTAAATCCGGGCTTACTTAGCCTAACCCAGCCAGTCCGAAGTTCGGCATTTCAGGCCAGGCCTGGTATACCACTTTTGTATAAGGAAAAAACATAATACTGTGAAGGAGGGACCAGTGGAGGCGGATCCAACGTAGTTTTGGTATACCACTTTTGTATAAGGAACAAAATAATAATGTGAAGGAGGGACTAGTGGAGGCAGACCCAACGTCGTTTTAGTGCGATACACGTTAAAGATAAGGACCGAGTTTCCCTGCACCCACAGTGATCCATTCACTTGGGGGATCAGGGATGCGGTAGCAGGATCTGAGGAGGGTAAGGGGTTTCTCGATCCTAGGATCATGTGGTGCACCTCACTGCCAGTCAAAGGAAACTTTGTCCCAAAAATAAAGAACGAAAGAGGTTATTCATTAGCAAAGGCAAGTTTCTTGGGTCATCCCCCACACAATTGGCTGTGCTTAGCTCTATTCATGGGAAGATGCAAGAGAattgacaagtgaggaatgaaaAAGTGAAGGAAAAGTGTTTCCCACAAAATAGTATTCGGTTGCACTAAAACAAGTGAAATTTGAAGAGGTTTCTCTTATACTTTTATGGGAATAATATCTTGAGATGACTTCTCCTTAATTTCCATAGAAAGGCAGCCTAACTTTTTTCTGTCAAAAATTTCCCTTCTTAACATTCTCATAAAAACaatcaaacacaaccttagggCAAACAGTAATAGCCAGACTTGACAAAATTGGAGCAAGTGGTGTGACATTTTAACTGTCAACCGAGTTCCAAACACCAAACCCCCCCCACCCTTtgatcatttaaaaataaaaagaaaaaaggacaaAGTTTCCCTTGATCGTGCGGTGAATCTTACAGCATGATCCAAGGGTCCAATAATCTCGCGCCCCACTCCTCCCCTAAAACATGAGTGGTCATATGATTGAAGTCCAATTCTGATTCAGGGAGAGGTGATTAAATTCACTGATCCGATTTCCTCTTCACCAACAACTTCAAAGGATCGATGGAGAAAATCAAATATTCAAACTAGTAAAGCATAATAATAATGCAGAGTAAAGTTTCAGTTATTTCTGAAATGAGAAGAACCTGTGGAATTTGGAATAATTCAGTTATATCTGCACGGACACCCCAGGTAGGAGTAGGAAACAAGCTTCTGGTTtgttagggagagagagaatgggaagcGCGTGCAGAACACACACAGCATGCATGCATGCAGCAGCTCACACCCACACAATTTTTGCATCATCTAATAAGTATAAACCCAAACACACCGGCCTCTCTACCCCCATAGCAAAATACCTCACCTCATTTCACCCAACCTGATTGATACGAAGTtatggcttcttcttctccttctgtggtgcttttgtttcttatttcacATCGTTTGGCCTTTACCTATGGCGAATTCTTCGACCCTTTGACATCGGGTCCAAGCACAGAGGATTGTGATCAATCTCATTTACTTCCACTTGCCCCTTGTGCACCATTCGTGCAGGGATTTGATTCTTCCCCTCTTCAGATTTGCTGTGATAACCTCCATGATCTCTACCTTGAACAGCCCAATTGCCTGTGTCTCTTGCTCAATGACACTGCCTTGAGTGCCTTCCCCATCAACAAGACACTTGCACTGGAACTGCCACCTCTCTGCAACCTTCAACTCAACTACTCCATCTGCCCAGGTACTATTTCATACTAATTACCATTAATTGTTTACTACAGATAAAAAGCCCAAGATATATCATTTGAAGGATTCCacattttgatgatttgaaTTCTTGTTGCCCATGTTGAAGGGTTTGTTGAGCCTCCAAGTCCCAGATCACCTGAGTCTCAAGTTTCACCAGGGACCCCCTCCAATTCTTCAACTGCAGGTATATGATCAAATCTTATCTTTTTATCTTCAAATATTTTCATATGTACCAAATGATCCAATATCAAAATGCCACTAATTAATTTAGTTGACATCTTATGGTAGAAATTTACTTAATTCTAATGCTTTTTTGTATATTGGCTTTCAGCTTCTCCAGGGGTTGCATTGCCACCGAAAACTAACATGGGCCTTCCGTATTCCCGGAGTAGTGGAGAAAAATTGGAAATCAAGGAGAGCTCAGTGATGCTCCTTGCCAATACTCTTCTGCTAATAGCAGTCTCCAATCTGTTCTACTCATGATTGAAGTCCGTATCTTAATAGTTATATATGAGTGCTTTTCAGTTTGGGTATGTTGCTAAAGATAAACTCGTTGTCTAGGTTTGAACTTGGTTCTCAAGTGTCTATTGCTCCAGAGACTTAAATTACTTCAAATACTCAACAAAATCTTCTTACAATTTACTTACCATACAATAgatgatttcctttttctttgaaataCACAACTTGCCTGATAAAACATCCTAAACCaccaaaatccattttaataCACATCCAATAGCAAACTGTAAACATGGAAGTACCGATAtttagagagagatttttttcacaaaagagaataaataaaaataaataaattttaataacTAAAACTTGTAATCTCTACATGAAGTCAACCTACCTACATTCAAAAATGATGCCCATAATTTAAGGGGCTCTGCTACAGGTTACTGAGGTTACTGCTACATTTGATACATCATGATACAATACTCACCCATTTCCCAGAGGGAAGGAAGGAGTTCATGTGCATTTAGCTTTGCATTATTAGGGATTCCTTTCCACATGTACATGAACATGAGACTTTCAAGGGGTcagcaaagaaaataaagaataaactTGTCTCCAATTGAATCATCCCTGTAAGTGACCAAGGATCTTGCTGGGGAATGAAAACCAGCAAAAGATTTGTTGCTGAAGGATCCAGAAGCAATGTCAACAATCACCTAGACATGACCAAGCTTGCAAAAGGTACAGGTGCATTGAAAATGGTATCTCCCACATACTTGCAGTTTTCCTGATCCAACTTCAATGACTTTGGGTTTATGAATCTTTCACAAGGAGGTGATTCAATATTATCtaggctgctgctgctgctaccaTCAGTAGGATGCTTAGAATCCAAGCTGCTCCTCTTTCGCAAGCTTTCTCTACTACGCCTTCTCTTCCTTGAGGACTTCCACCTTAGCTGAGCAAGTAAATTATCCTTGACAAGATTTGGTAACACATCTGCTTCCTTCCTCCCATCATCTCGAGGTTCAAATCTGGGAGCTTCCTTGTTAAGTGAAACCTCAAGGACCTTTGTTGCACCAATTCTATCATGCAGTTCATTGTCATTCTTCGGTAAAACATCATACACATTAGCCTGGTTCCCTGCATGACATTTTTTGCCTGTCACCACAGGGTGAACACTCCCATCACAGGATTTACCACTATCTCGACTGTTTTCTAGACCAGATAAAACTGAAGCCACAATATCTGGtctttcctttatatacttCCACTTGTTGACTACCCAATCCTGAGAACGTCTCAAGTCTCCATGATCAAAAATTTTCTTCTGCCGTTCTCCTGCATTATTAAGTATAACTTTAATTAGATGTCAGGATACCAGTTTCAACCTTAATGGTTTTTGCAATCacttgaagggaaaaaaaacaaaaaaaaacaaaaaggaaacataTTCCAGCACACACTGTGTATACTACTGCCATTTATAAGCCTGGTGTGGTAATTCCGACCAGTGGATGATTAGGAAATGATGTGGACTCGCCACAGgcagggtttcaaaaatcaggCTTCAATCAATAGATCCACAGATGCCATATAAAAATCCACAATATTGTAACTTTCGGCCAATTTTGACCAATTCCTCACCAATCCTGACTAATTCAGTTCTAATCCAGTTCAGAATTGGCTGGGACCAATCCAGATCCCAACCCCAGGGTTTCAAACCctggccacatgtcaaatttcaaaccaaGATTTTAATATATCCCTCATTTGTTGGCATACCCTTCTCTGTATGTGCTTGCGCCACACAGTAATCCATTAGTGGTCCTAGTTTTTTCAATACTTTGTTTTGCCACTTGACAAAACCCGAATTGGActgaaacttaacatgtgagTAAAGGAACTTGGGTCCACCTGTAAACACAATTTCAACCCACATAAACCATCAGGGGGCAGCTATTGACAGATGGAGTGCATTTCCAAGACTGGGTTAGGGAGTTCCAAGCCCATGCTTCCAAAAGATATAGTACTAAATTCAACATTGACAAATTACACAACATATGCTAcgattttttttggtggggtggggtggggttatTTTTCACATACCAGGAAAGAAAACATGAATTCTATCTTCAGATTCCTTCTGGACAACGATACCTTCCCACCAGCCATCACACCACCATGCATCGACTGCAGCTCCAACATCAATGCGCCAAGAGACTCGTCCTTTGTGTGATGGTGGGCATGGGCGAAGGGCTGTCCTTCCCCTCAGATGGAGACCCAAATAGTCAGGCACCACAACCTTTGATGCCAGAACCCACTCCTACAATAAAAAACGAAaaccaaaaataagaaaatatttacaCAACAAGAGGGTATTCAAACTTATCAActgaaaaattatcaaaataaatgAATTCTTACCACTAAATTGTTTGCTTCATCTGCTGCATCTCGAATGTCCTGATACTGCACCTTCACCTTTTCTTTGTGCTTCTTGAGTACCAAGGCTCGGAACCAACAGCCCCTAATACCACTATCCTGAGAGAACACCTCAACATGGGAACCCACAGATAAATGCTGATGGGACCTTTGCTGGTCTGTCACTTTTCTAGACAAAACAGCACCAGATCCGCCTTCCTTTGGAGCAGGTATTTCAGCACTGCCATGGCTTATAACCAAATTCTCACTGGACTTATGACTATCTCCACAAACTGCATCTTTTCCATCCTTTCTAAAGTAGAACTGATGGTCCACTTCACCCCTGGATGAACAATGTCTTTTTTTGGGTCTGGTTCTGATGACATCACCACCCTTTCCTTCCACTTCTAGGCCACCATCAATATTACCATTCTTCACATTAGTCTTATGCTGGGATGTGGTGTACATATGTCTGAGTATTCCCTGCTTCCAATAACCTTGAACTCGGGTGATGTCAAAAGGTTTAACATCATCATTATCAACCATCCTGTGGCAAACAAATGGTTCCAACCTAGTGTGTTTTGCCTCATTTTGGAACTTCTCGAAATGCTGAGCACTGAGGATTGTTGCTAATCCATCTATGCATTCCACACTGAGATCTTGAagacaaagagaaaagaaaatctctctGTCATTAAAATTGCCAGGTGAAATAATACCAACCTCGTCAATTTTGTGAAACCATCGTACCACAACCATCTTATTGCCTTTGGTGTCCTCGTAAAGATCTTCTAAGTATGCAACAAGCCTCTTATTTTCTTCAGCCATAACATATACAAAGTCATGGACCTGGAGGAAAAAGatggagaaagggaaagaacaCCAAAGAACATAACAATTTAAAAGCCAGACAAACAACAAAATAATTCACAGAAAAAGACATGGATGATCACAATGCAATGGCTCAAGGGAGcattaaaagagaggaaaatatcaaaAATGGCACCAAAACGCACTCACGTAAATAGAAACTCCGTTGCGGGAGAAAGATGGATAGTGCCTACGGCGTTTCCTACAAGTCCATGAAGAACCCAACCAAGAAAATCCTTTCGGATGGTGCCCAAGTTTTTGTACACAATGatcctaggaaaaaaaaaacaaatgaaaggaATAAAGAGCAGATCAGAATCCCAATTCATAATAATACAGTGATTAAATTAGAACAGACAGGCATCAAGCAATACACCCGAATGGAATAAACAATCTTACCTTAAATAATGGTCCATCTGAAACACGACCATCCTCGCTCTCCAAAGAACCATCAACTGATTGGGATGCCTGATGCGAGGGTAAATCTATACCATCCACATAAAAGACAATCACAATCGAATTAGAGAAGGGcatatataaaatagaaaaaacatgaaaataatTAGAAAATTGGAAAAGACCAATTTCAAACAAACAAGCAACAGTTCCCGGTTGGAAACCAGAAGCACAATATTTAAATGTCCCGTTAGTCAATCCTCCACAACCAATGTGGAGGAACACATAATATCAGAATTTATCAACACGTAACCTGCAGGTTATCCatgatttgaaattattttcttGGAAAAAGCAGAACTTAATTCTttccaacaaaaagaaaattggCTTATGAAGAGGAAACTTTTAGTCCCAAACCTAGCAGTTAGGAGGCCAGAAGGGTCCTGACGTTCTCAACCAGCTGCTATAAAGTGCCAGTTCCCTGCATCCCAGCACATGATTAGTTCCCCAAACCAGAACAACCACAAAAGGCAGAGGCAGGGGAAAGAAGCCTAGCAATCAAGGGACAATATGCAATTCATTAACAATTCTGAGGCAGAAAAAAGAGGAAGCGGGAAGAAGGTNNNNNNNNNNNNNNNNNNNNAGGTCAAAATCTCGCAATACTTAATGGCAACTAGGCATACACCACCAGAGAAACCCCCAGCAAATCCTCTGACTTGCGGAGATACTTGGCTCCGTAAAGAGCCCTAACTGACGCAAATATGCTCCTCGCGCTGTCGGAGGTGATGGTG harbors:
- the LOC122063192 gene encoding non-specific lipid transfer protein GPI-anchored 10 isoform X1; translated protein: MASSSPSVVLLFLISHRLAFTYGEFFDPLTSGPSTEDCDQSHLLPLAPCAPFVQGFDSSPLQICCDNLHDLYLEQPNCLCLLLNDTALSAFPINKTLALELPPLCNLQLNYSICPGFVEPPSPRSPESQVSPGTPSNSSTAASPGVALPPKTNMGLPYSRSSGEKLEIKESSVMLLANTLLLIAVSNLFYS
- the LOC122063192 gene encoding non-specific lipid transfer protein GPI-anchored 10 isoform X2; protein product: MASSSPSVVLLFLISHRLAFTYGEFFDPLTSGPSTEDCDQSHLLPLAPCAPFVQGFDSSPLQICCDNLHDLYLEQPNCLCLLLNDTALSAFPINKTLALELPPLCNLQLNYSICPGFVEPPSPRSPESQVSPASPGVALPPKTNMGLPYSRSSGEKLEIKESSVMLLANTLLLIAVSNLFYS
- the LOC122063185 gene encoding uncharacterized protein LOC122063185 isoform X1; translation: MSFFGWAKKELVKMGIFKSKKLLLGRSSLAFVESLSVPLQIQEVVLSADLGCANCQKRVAHAISRMDMATDSMVVDILEKKVTLTCVSAIKGSKKQVASMYRNSHRNFV
- the LOC122063191 gene encoding uncharacterized protein LOC122063191, which gives rise to MEKSAASALFVGWEEVFVTNDKGRKEVHYFLKRKDGGSDLAVVGKERSLRHMSYYYALRNRAVLLSLAPSSSLLKLRSRKDVVDWLSSIVPDLPSHQASQSVDGSLESEDGRVSDGPLFKDHCVQKLGHHPKGFSWLGSSWTCRKRRRHYPSFSRNGVSIYVHDFVYVMAEENKRLVAYLEDLYEDTKGNKMVVVRWFHKIDEVGIISPGNFNDREIFFSLCLQDLSVECIDGLATILSAQHFEKFQNEAKHTRLEPFVCHRMVDNDDVKPFDITRVQGYWKQGILRHMYTTSQHKTNVKNGNIDGGLEVEGKGGDVIRTRPKKRHCSSRGEVDHQFYFRKDGKDAVCGDSHKSSENLVISHGSAEIPAPKEGGSGAVLSRKVTDQQRSHQHLSVGSHVEVFSQDSGIRGCWFRALVLKKHKEKVKVQYQDIRDAADEANNLVEWVLASKVVVPDYLGLHLRGRTALRPCPPSHKGRVSWRIDVGAAVDAWWCDGWWEGIVVQKESEDRIHVFFPGERQKKIFDHGDLRRSQDWVVNKWKYIKERPDIVASVLSGLENSRDSGKSCDGSVHPVVTGKKCHAGNQANVYDVLPKNDNELHDRIGATKVLEVSLNKEAPRFEPRDDGRKEADVLPNLVKDNLLAQLRWKSSRKRRRSRESLRKRSSLDSKHPTDGSSSSSLDNIESPPCERFINPKSLKLDQENCKYVGDTIFNAPVPFASLVMSR
- the LOC122063185 gene encoding uncharacterized protein LOC122063185 isoform X2 gives rise to the protein MSFFGWAKKELVKMGIFKSKKLLLGRSSLAFVESLSVPLIQEVVLSADLGCANCQKRVAHAISRMDMATDSMVVDILEKKVTLTCVSAIKGSKKQVASMYRNSHRNFV